A portion of the Megalobrama amblycephala isolate DHTTF-2021 linkage group LG23, ASM1881202v1, whole genome shotgun sequence genome contains these proteins:
- the cpeb4a gene encoding cytoplasmic polyadenylation element-binding protein 4 isoform X3, whose product MGDYGFLVKNNAANKSVFPVRVHPHLQHTVHHQNAPPSPPAFISNNNTTNGGSVGSAWLFPAVTTHSNMQDDILESETSKASQPQLESQEGQDKQTLSPPGHQEAPGIISDLDNTMPEENQLEKGTMENANGKEALRLESPVLSGFDYQETSGIGTLAQSSSSSSSSLTGFSSWSTAIPPNPSTLIEEVGFFNQAATTNNAPPPLLFQSFSHHTNTGFGGNFSHQIGPLSQHHPSHHPHFQHPHNQHRRSSPSPHPPPFSHRSAAFNQLPHLGNNLSKPPSPWGSYQSPSSTPSSTSWSPGGGYGGWGSSQGREYRRGLNGGVNPLNSISPLKKSFPNNQTPTQKYPRNNSGFNTKPWMEDTINRNDSIFPFQERSRSFDGFSMHSLENSLIDIMRAEQDSLKARNYGRRRGHSSLFPMEDERSYGEDERSDQSLSGLGSPHGFPHQNGERIERYSRKVFVGGLPPDIDEDEITASFRRFGHLFVDWPHKAESKSYFPPKGYAFLLFQDESSVQALIDACMEEDGKLYLCVSSPTIKDKPVQIRPWNLNDSDFVMDGSQPLDPRKTIFVGGVPRPLRAVELAMIMDRLYGGVCYAGIDTDPELKYPKGAGRVAFSNQQSYIAAISARFVQLQHGEIDKRGQPSFTCAKLKVSTFPRWK is encoded by the exons ATGGGGGATTACGGCTTTCTGGTTAAAAACAACGCTGCAAACAAATCAGTTTTTCCGGTAAGAGTTCATCCACACCTGCAGCATACGGTCCACCACCAGAACGCTCCTCCAAGCCCTCCAGCTTTCATCAGCAACAACAACACTACCAATGGTGGAAGTGTTGGGTCTGCTTGGCTTTTCCCAGCTGTGACGACCCACTCTAACATGCAAGATGATATTTTGGAGTCTGAGACGTCCAAGGCTTCACAGCCGCAACTGGAGAGTCAGGAAGGACAAGACAAGCAGACACTCTCTCCACCGGGTCACCAAGAAGCACCAGGAATCATATCGGATTTGGACAACACCATGCCAGAGGAGAATCAGTTGGAGAAAGGGACCATGGAGAATGCTAACGGAAAAGAGGCACTGCGGCTCGAATCTCCAGTGTTATCAGGCTTTGACTATCAGGAGACGTCTGGTATTGGTACTTTAGCACAGTCCAGTAGCTCTTCTTCATCGTCCCTTACTGGCTTCAGCAGCTGGTCCACTGCTATACCCCCTAACCCTTCTACCTTGATTGAAGAGGTTGGCTTTTTCAATCAGGCTGCTACTACTAACAATGCTCCTCCTCCGCTGCTATTTCAAAGTTTCTCTCATCACACCAATACAGGATTCGGGGGGAATTTCTCTCACCAGATAGGGCCTCTATCTCAGCACCATCCATCTCATCATCCCCATTTCCAACACCCTCATAATCAGCACCGCAGGTCCTCACCGAGCCCCCATCCGCCTCCCTTTTCCCACCGCAGTGCTGCTTTCAACCAGCTGCCCCATTTGGGAAATAACTTGAGTAAGCCTCCATCACCTTGGGGAAGCTATCAGAGCCCCTCTTCCACCCCGTCTTCAACTTCGTGGAGCCCAGGTGGAGGGTATGGAGGCTGGGGGAGCTCTCAGGGACGGGAGTATAGAAGAGGGCTGAATGGAGGGGTCAATCCCCTCAACTCGATTTCGCCTTTAAAGAAGTCTTTCCCAAATAACCAGACACCAACGCAAAAGTATCCCCGCAACAATTCCGGCTTCAACACTAAACCTTGGATGGAGGATACCATAAATCGCAATGATAGCATCTTTCCATTTCAG GAGCGCAGTCGGTCCTTTGATGGTTTCAGCATGCACTCTCTAGAGAACTCTCTGATCGACATCATGAGAGCCGAGCAGGATTCTTTGAAAG CAAGGAATTACGGGAGGCGACGAG GTCACTCATCGTTGTTTCCCATGGAGGATGAGCGGAGTTACGGAGAGGATGAGCGGTCTGATCAGAGTCTGAGTGGACTGGGCTCACCACACGGTTTCCCTCACCAGAACGGTGAACGCATTGAGCGATATTCTCGTAAGGTCTTTGTCGGTGGTCTACCTCCAGACATAGACGAAG ATGAGATCACCGCCAGTTTCCGACGCTTTGGACATTTGTTTGTGGACTGGCCTCACAAAGCAGAAAGCAAATCTTATTTTCCACCGAAAG GTTATGCATTCCTCCTGTTTCAAGACGAGAGCTCAGTCCAGGCACTGATTGACGCCTGTATGGAAGAGGACGGGAAGCTCTATCTCTGTGTCTCTAGCCCTACAATCAAAGACAAACCA GTCCAGATACGACCCTGGAATTTGAACGACAGTGACTTTGTGATGGATGGCTCTCAGCCCCTTGACCCCAGGAAAACTATCTTTGTTGGGGGAGTTCCACGACCTCTACGAGCTG TGGAGCTCGCAATGATTATGGACAGACTGTACGGCGGGGTGTGTTATGCTGGCATTGACACTGACCCTGAGCTGAAGTATCCCAAAGGGGCTGGACGGGTGGCCTTCTCCAATCAACAGAGCTACATTGCTGCTATCAGCGCTCGCTTTGTGCAACTGCAACATGGAGAGATCGATAAACGG GGCCAGCCTTCCTTTACATGTGCTAAGCTAAAAGTGTCTACCTTTCCCAGGTGGAAGTGA
- the cpeb4a gene encoding cytoplasmic polyadenylation element-binding protein 4 isoform X1 — protein sequence MGDYGFLVKNNAANKSVFPVRVHPHLQHTVHHQNAPPSPPAFISNNNTTNGGSVGSAWLFPAVTTHSNMQDDILESETSKASQPQLESQEGQDKQTLSPPGHQEAPGIISDLDNTMPEENQLEKGTMENANGKEALRLESPVLSGFDYQETSGIGTLAQSSSSSSSSLTGFSSWSTAIPPNPSTLIEEVGFFNQAATTNNAPPPLLFQSFSHHTNTGFGGNFSHQIGPLSQHHPSHHPHFQHPHNQHRRSSPSPHPPPFSHRSAAFNQLPHLGNNLSKPPSPWGSYQSPSSTPSSTSWSPGGGYGGWGSSQGREYRRGLNGGVNPLNSISPLKKSFPNNQTPTQKYPRNNSGFNTKPWMEDTINRNDSIFPFQERSRSFDGFSMHSLENSLIDIMRAEQDSLKARNYGRRRGHSSLFPMEDERSYGEDERSDQSLSGLGSPHGFPHQNGERIERYSRKVFVGGLPPDIDEDEITASFRRFGHLFVDWPHKAESKSYFPPKGYAFLLFQDESSVQALIDACMEEDGKLYLCVSSPTIKDKPVQIRPWNLNDSDFVMDGSQPLDPRKTIFVGGVPRPLRAVELAMIMDRLYGGVCYAGIDTDPELKYPKGAGRVAFSNQQSYIAAISARFVQLQHGEIDKRVEVKPYVLDDQLCDECQGTRCGGKFAPFFCANVTCLQYYCEYCWAAIHSRAGREFHKPLVKEGGDRPRHISFRWN from the exons ATGGGGGATTACGGCTTTCTGGTTAAAAACAACGCTGCAAACAAATCAGTTTTTCCGGTAAGAGTTCATCCACACCTGCAGCATACGGTCCACCACCAGAACGCTCCTCCAAGCCCTCCAGCTTTCATCAGCAACAACAACACTACCAATGGTGGAAGTGTTGGGTCTGCTTGGCTTTTCCCAGCTGTGACGACCCACTCTAACATGCAAGATGATATTTTGGAGTCTGAGACGTCCAAGGCTTCACAGCCGCAACTGGAGAGTCAGGAAGGACAAGACAAGCAGACACTCTCTCCACCGGGTCACCAAGAAGCACCAGGAATCATATCGGATTTGGACAACACCATGCCAGAGGAGAATCAGTTGGAGAAAGGGACCATGGAGAATGCTAACGGAAAAGAGGCACTGCGGCTCGAATCTCCAGTGTTATCAGGCTTTGACTATCAGGAGACGTCTGGTATTGGTACTTTAGCACAGTCCAGTAGCTCTTCTTCATCGTCCCTTACTGGCTTCAGCAGCTGGTCCACTGCTATACCCCCTAACCCTTCTACCTTGATTGAAGAGGTTGGCTTTTTCAATCAGGCTGCTACTACTAACAATGCTCCTCCTCCGCTGCTATTTCAAAGTTTCTCTCATCACACCAATACAGGATTCGGGGGGAATTTCTCTCACCAGATAGGGCCTCTATCTCAGCACCATCCATCTCATCATCCCCATTTCCAACACCCTCATAATCAGCACCGCAGGTCCTCACCGAGCCCCCATCCGCCTCCCTTTTCCCACCGCAGTGCTGCTTTCAACCAGCTGCCCCATTTGGGAAATAACTTGAGTAAGCCTCCATCACCTTGGGGAAGCTATCAGAGCCCCTCTTCCACCCCGTCTTCAACTTCGTGGAGCCCAGGTGGAGGGTATGGAGGCTGGGGGAGCTCTCAGGGACGGGAGTATAGAAGAGGGCTGAATGGAGGGGTCAATCCCCTCAACTCGATTTCGCCTTTAAAGAAGTCTTTCCCAAATAACCAGACACCAACGCAAAAGTATCCCCGCAACAATTCCGGCTTCAACACTAAACCTTGGATGGAGGATACCATAAATCGCAATGATAGCATCTTTCCATTTCAG GAGCGCAGTCGGTCCTTTGATGGTTTCAGCATGCACTCTCTAGAGAACTCTCTGATCGACATCATGAGAGCCGAGCAGGATTCTTTGAAAG CAAGGAATTACGGGAGGCGACGAG GTCACTCATCGTTGTTTCCCATGGAGGATGAGCGGAGTTACGGAGAGGATGAGCGGTCTGATCAGAGTCTGAGTGGACTGGGCTCACCACACGGTTTCCCTCACCAGAACGGTGAACGCATTGAGCGATATTCTCGTAAGGTCTTTGTCGGTGGTCTACCTCCAGACATAGACGAAG ATGAGATCACCGCCAGTTTCCGACGCTTTGGACATTTGTTTGTGGACTGGCCTCACAAAGCAGAAAGCAAATCTTATTTTCCACCGAAAG GTTATGCATTCCTCCTGTTTCAAGACGAGAGCTCAGTCCAGGCACTGATTGACGCCTGTATGGAAGAGGACGGGAAGCTCTATCTCTGTGTCTCTAGCCCTACAATCAAAGACAAACCA GTCCAGATACGACCCTGGAATTTGAACGACAGTGACTTTGTGATGGATGGCTCTCAGCCCCTTGACCCCAGGAAAACTATCTTTGTTGGGGGAGTTCCACGACCTCTACGAGCTG TGGAGCTCGCAATGATTATGGACAGACTGTACGGCGGGGTGTGTTATGCTGGCATTGACACTGACCCTGAGCTGAAGTATCCCAAAGGGGCTGGACGGGTGGCCTTCTCCAATCAACAGAGCTACATTGCTGCTATCAGCGCTCGCTTTGTGCAACTGCAACATGGAGAGATCGATAAACGG GTGGAAGTGAAGCCATATGTACTGGATGACCAGCTGTGCGATGAGTGTCAGGGCACGCGTTGTGGGGGCAAGTTTGCTCCGTTCTTCTGTGCTAATGTCACTTGTCTTCAGTACTACTGTGAATACTGCTGGGCAGCCATTCACTCGCGTGCCGGACGGGAGTTTCACAAGCCTTTAGTGAAGGAGGGAGGAGACCGGCCTCGCCACATCTCCTTCCGCTGGAACTGA
- the cpeb4a gene encoding cytoplasmic polyadenylation element-binding protein 4 isoform X2 → MGDYGFLVKNNAANKSVFPVRVHPHLQHTVHHQNAPPSPPAFISNNNTTNGGSVGSAWLFPAVTTHSNMQDDILESETSKASQPQLESQEGQDKQTLSPPGHQEAPGIISDLDNTMPEENQLEKGTMENANGKEALRLESPVLSGFDYQETSGIGTLAQSSSSSSSSLTGFSSWSTAIPPNPSTLIEEVGFFNQAATTNNAPPPLLFQSFSHHTNTGFGGNFSHQIGPLSQHHPSHHPHFQHPHNQHRRSSPSPHPPPFSHRSAAFNQLPHLGNNLSKPPSPWGSYQSPSSTPSSTSWSPGGGYGGWGSSQGREYRRGLNGGVNPLNSISPLKKSFPNNQTPTQKYPRNNSGFNTKPWMEDTINRNDSIFPFQERSRSFDGFSMHSLENSLIDIMRAEQDSLKGHSSLFPMEDERSYGEDERSDQSLSGLGSPHGFPHQNGERIERYSRKVFVGGLPPDIDEDEITASFRRFGHLFVDWPHKAESKSYFPPKGYAFLLFQDESSVQALIDACMEEDGKLYLCVSSPTIKDKPVQIRPWNLNDSDFVMDGSQPLDPRKTIFVGGVPRPLRAVELAMIMDRLYGGVCYAGIDTDPELKYPKGAGRVAFSNQQSYIAAISARFVQLQHGEIDKRVEVKPYVLDDQLCDECQGTRCGGKFAPFFCANVTCLQYYCEYCWAAIHSRAGREFHKPLVKEGGDRPRHISFRWN, encoded by the exons ATGGGGGATTACGGCTTTCTGGTTAAAAACAACGCTGCAAACAAATCAGTTTTTCCGGTAAGAGTTCATCCACACCTGCAGCATACGGTCCACCACCAGAACGCTCCTCCAAGCCCTCCAGCTTTCATCAGCAACAACAACACTACCAATGGTGGAAGTGTTGGGTCTGCTTGGCTTTTCCCAGCTGTGACGACCCACTCTAACATGCAAGATGATATTTTGGAGTCTGAGACGTCCAAGGCTTCACAGCCGCAACTGGAGAGTCAGGAAGGACAAGACAAGCAGACACTCTCTCCACCGGGTCACCAAGAAGCACCAGGAATCATATCGGATTTGGACAACACCATGCCAGAGGAGAATCAGTTGGAGAAAGGGACCATGGAGAATGCTAACGGAAAAGAGGCACTGCGGCTCGAATCTCCAGTGTTATCAGGCTTTGACTATCAGGAGACGTCTGGTATTGGTACTTTAGCACAGTCCAGTAGCTCTTCTTCATCGTCCCTTACTGGCTTCAGCAGCTGGTCCACTGCTATACCCCCTAACCCTTCTACCTTGATTGAAGAGGTTGGCTTTTTCAATCAGGCTGCTACTACTAACAATGCTCCTCCTCCGCTGCTATTTCAAAGTTTCTCTCATCACACCAATACAGGATTCGGGGGGAATTTCTCTCACCAGATAGGGCCTCTATCTCAGCACCATCCATCTCATCATCCCCATTTCCAACACCCTCATAATCAGCACCGCAGGTCCTCACCGAGCCCCCATCCGCCTCCCTTTTCCCACCGCAGTGCTGCTTTCAACCAGCTGCCCCATTTGGGAAATAACTTGAGTAAGCCTCCATCACCTTGGGGAAGCTATCAGAGCCCCTCTTCCACCCCGTCTTCAACTTCGTGGAGCCCAGGTGGAGGGTATGGAGGCTGGGGGAGCTCTCAGGGACGGGAGTATAGAAGAGGGCTGAATGGAGGGGTCAATCCCCTCAACTCGATTTCGCCTTTAAAGAAGTCTTTCCCAAATAACCAGACACCAACGCAAAAGTATCCCCGCAACAATTCCGGCTTCAACACTAAACCTTGGATGGAGGATACCATAAATCGCAATGATAGCATCTTTCCATTTCAG GAGCGCAGTCGGTCCTTTGATGGTTTCAGCATGCACTCTCTAGAGAACTCTCTGATCGACATCATGAGAGCCGAGCAGGATTCTTTGAAAG GTCACTCATCGTTGTTTCCCATGGAGGATGAGCGGAGTTACGGAGAGGATGAGCGGTCTGATCAGAGTCTGAGTGGACTGGGCTCACCACACGGTTTCCCTCACCAGAACGGTGAACGCATTGAGCGATATTCTCGTAAGGTCTTTGTCGGTGGTCTACCTCCAGACATAGACGAAG ATGAGATCACCGCCAGTTTCCGACGCTTTGGACATTTGTTTGTGGACTGGCCTCACAAAGCAGAAAGCAAATCTTATTTTCCACCGAAAG GTTATGCATTCCTCCTGTTTCAAGACGAGAGCTCAGTCCAGGCACTGATTGACGCCTGTATGGAAGAGGACGGGAAGCTCTATCTCTGTGTCTCTAGCCCTACAATCAAAGACAAACCA GTCCAGATACGACCCTGGAATTTGAACGACAGTGACTTTGTGATGGATGGCTCTCAGCCCCTTGACCCCAGGAAAACTATCTTTGTTGGGGGAGTTCCACGACCTCTACGAGCTG TGGAGCTCGCAATGATTATGGACAGACTGTACGGCGGGGTGTGTTATGCTGGCATTGACACTGACCCTGAGCTGAAGTATCCCAAAGGGGCTGGACGGGTGGCCTTCTCCAATCAACAGAGCTACATTGCTGCTATCAGCGCTCGCTTTGTGCAACTGCAACATGGAGAGATCGATAAACGG GTGGAAGTGAAGCCATATGTACTGGATGACCAGCTGTGCGATGAGTGTCAGGGCACGCGTTGTGGGGGCAAGTTTGCTCCGTTCTTCTGTGCTAATGTCACTTGTCTTCAGTACTACTGTGAATACTGCTGGGCAGCCATTCACTCGCGTGCCGGACGGGAGTTTCACAAGCCTTTAGTGAAGGAGGGAGGAGACCGGCCTCGCCACATCTCCTTCCGCTGGAACTGA
- the si:ch211-277c7.7 gene encoding uncharacterized protein si:ch211-277c7.7, with amino-acid sequence MATYRKLLYTPNFSSQTSQTDKTSWWTGENNKHKLSRNINRLTEATPSPLLFTKSPEITPLFLKKMKTNHLLRFYSNMRTSQKSTVNLRASEGGKIQRAERDAHTGPSCDTFGFPQRDAQAEEMSQTKQDVLRTIKKMVEENRVIRERLLTLRQLSQSK; translated from the exons ATGGCAACTTACCGTAAATTACTCTACACACCGAACTTCAGCTCTCAGACGTCCCAAACGGACAAGACATCATGGTGGACCGGGGaaaataacaaacacaaacTGAGTAGGAATATTAACAGGCTAACTGAGGCGACTCCCTCACCCTTGCTCTTCACCAAAAGTCCAGAAATAACacctctttttttaaaaaagatgaaaacaaACCATCTTTTGAGGTTTTACTCGAATATGAGGACCTCGCAGAAATCTACGGTTAATCTGAGGGCATCCGAAGGCGGGAAAATACAGCGCGCCGAACGTGACGCTCATACAG ggCCCTCATGTGATACTTTTGGATTCCCACAAAGAGATGCTCAAGCTGAGGAAATG TCCCAAACAAAACAGGATGTATTGAGGACAATCAAGAAAATGGTAGAGGAGAACAGGGTCATCAGAGAGCGGTTACTCACCTTGAGGCAGCTGAGTCAAAGCAAATGA